The genomic interval NNNNNNNNNNNNNNNNNNNNNNNNNNNNNNNNNNNNNNNNNNNNNNNNNNNNNNNNNNNNNNNNNNNNNNNNNNNNNNNNNNNNNNNNNNNNNNNNNNNNNNNNNNNNNNNNNNNNNNNNNNNNNNNNNNNNNNNNNNNNNNNNNNNNNNNNNNNNNNNNNNNNNNNNNNNNNNNNNNNNNNNNNNNNNNNNNNNNNNNNNNNNNNNNNNNNNNNNNNNNNNNNNNNNNNNNNNNNNNNNNNNNNNNNNNNNNNNNNNNNNNNNGTCCGNNNNNNNNNNNNNNNNNNNNNNNNNNNNNNNNNNNNNNNNNNNNNNNNNNNNNNNNNNNNNNNNNNNNNNNNNNNNNNNNNNNNNNNNNNNNNNNNNNNNNNNNNNNNNNNNNNNNNNNNNNNNNNNNNNNNNNNNNNNNNNNNNNNNNNNNNNNNNNNNNNNNNNNNNNNNNNNNNNNNNNNNNNNNNNNNNNNNNNNNNNNNNNNNNNNNNNNNNNNNNNNNNNNNNNNNNNNNNNNNNNNNNNNNNNNNNNNNNNNNNNNNNNNNNNNNNNNNNNNNNNNNNNNNNNNNNNNNNNNNNNNNNNNNNNNNNNNNNNNNNNNNNNNNNNNNNNNNNNNNNNNNNNNNNNNNNNNNNNTCCTTTCCTTCCTGCTTCCcctatcgacccccccccccgacgctgcTGTCATATCACTCATCGACAACAATGACCCAGACAAGAGATCGATCTCTCAGTCGCTTTTGCCTCGCCCGTCATTCTGCTGCACCCCCTTCCACCGCCCAccttgccctcccctctccctcttcgcccccctcccccctcctcctcccacctacccttccccttctccttcttcctcttcttcttcctcttgctcttccctccttcctccacctcatccttctagctttctttccccttttcctcaccccttttcccgtcttctctcctcatttctcctcctctcttctcctcgcttcccctcccgacccccccccccacccatctcccacacacatacactcggcATAATAGGCCTTCCGGTCGCCCGTCACACTTGTCTGTCCGTGTCCATCAGGCGTCCGTCCGCCATGTGCGTTTCCCCCTCGAgccgcccaccgcccgccccCGTTGGccttttcttcgtttccccctccTGCCACGcctgtcttttcctttcctcgtcATCTAGGTCTTTCCTCCTCCATTTGTCACCTTCATTTTCTGCCGGCCCTAGTAAGACTTATTTCGgtccttttcctttgtttatccTCTCTTTNNNNNNNNNNNNNNNNNNNNNNNNNNNNNNNNNNNNNNNNNNNNNNNNNNNNNNNNNNNNNNNNNNNNNNNNNNNNNNNNNNNNNNNNNNNNNNNNNNNNNNNNNNNNNNNNNNNNNNNNNNNNNNNNNNNTCCTGTCTTCCCTgtatccttcctctctttcttttttcccttcctcctttccttttttccctttcctcctttccttctttttccccttcttcctacttcctccttctctctttttttccttcctactttcctgctttttttttcttcctctcctgcttttttcccttcctcctttcctgcttttttcccttcctccttgcctgttttttttttcctttctcctttcttgtttttgttccttcctccttcattttcttccttctgtccTTATTTCTTCAATTCTTTCTCCACGCCTCTCCCACATATTCGTAAACATGACCCGCCCCTGCTCGCCCTCCCCAGAAAACGGACATCATGTGCGAGCTGGTGGAGGACCTGCAGCTCAAGATCAAGGAGTTCCTGCACCCGAACCCGGCCTCCCGCGCCAAGATGTCCGCCGTGAAGGGCATCGGCAAGCTCTCGGGTCAAGCCAAGGCCGCCACCTACCCGCAGCCAGAGGGCGTGCTCGGGGAGACGCTCATCACCTTCGGCAAGAAGATCGGCGAGGAGAACCTCTACNNNNNNNNNNNNNNNNNNNNNNNNNNNNNNNNNNNNNNNNNNNNNNNNNNNNNNNNNNNNaaaaaaggaggggaggagaaaaacgaaagggagggagagaagtagaaaaagaagggaatggagagtaggagagggaaaaagagtagGGGAAAGTTGGGAAGATGGGATAAAAgaagggttgggagggagggaatcaTGAAGGGGGATTGGGTGAAAGGAGATAGTGGAGAGGGTGGGATGGCACTGttgagagagagggtagggtgaAAGGTAGGGTGAAGGACAGGGGTAGGGATATGGGGAGTTTGGAGCATTAGGAAGGGAAAGNNNNNNNNNNNNNNNNNNNNNNNNNNNNNNNNNNNNNNNNNNNNNNNNNNNNNNNNNNNNNNNNNNNNNaggagggaatgggaggaatgTAGAAAggtgagagcagagagggaggaaaaaaaggaaaaatagtgaGAAAGGGAGTTagaagaaaggagtgagaggggtgggagggagaggaggatgtacagttagataaaaacaaataagcaaaGGCAGGGAAAGGAAGTTGAAGCTATGGAGATGGGGACAGCGGAAACGTGAGTTNNNNNNNNNNNNNNNNNNNNNNNNNNNNNNNNNNNNNNNNNNNNNNNNNNNNNNNNNNNNNNNNNNNNGGTGATAGTGCACAGTCGAGGTAGAGCCTTTCTGTGTTAAGGGCTCTTGCCATATGTACTCCTCACTGGCTGCCTGTTATTCCCTCCCAAATTTTTAACAATTCCTGGAAGCTGTATCTAGTTTATTCACTTTCCTTCTCATATTTTGCTATTACTGTATATTACAAATGGCATTGTGCTATTGCTAGATATCTCACAAACTGCTGTGTTGCTTTGGATGCCATGTGTGCAGAGTCaaaattgatgttatttttagagcaagaggaagagagaaacatctGTCAATGCTTATTTCAGAGAGAGCAGATAAACATCATTTCATTTGTGCTGAGTTTGTAAATTGTTACAGACACTGTCATAACAAATTTAAGTTAAATTTGATTAAGCATAGCTCTTCATAATATGtttcatttggatttttttttgcagaCAGGCATCTGCAACACCACTGGGCATGGATAAATTAATAGCCATAGTCCATACTTCTGTTTTCCTCTAAAACTTAGATCTGAGAAATAGTATGGGGATGATAAACtgcatttttgtattatttacaaTGTAAAACTATAATTGAAATTATTGTGAATTCATACCATTATCAGGCATTATACCATTCTTGTTGTTACTGTCACTCCCCAACCACTTTGCACTTTCCATCAAAGTTTACATTTCGAAGTTGCATATTCTGTATTTGTTGCCCATGGTACAATAATGAGTGTATGATTGAATGGGAAGTTCTAAGCAATTAATTTGTTCAGGTGATATTCAAATATCTTAGTGTGTCTTACCATTTCTCTTGAAATAACAGGATATTTTGCTTTTCACAGCCCAGTCTCTAGTTGAGACAGGTGAGAGTATGAAACAGATTGCTGACATCAAGTATAACCTAGATGACAATATGAAGATGAATGTGATTGAGCCTCTTCATCAGCTGTCCACCAAAGATATTAAAGAAGTCCAGGTAACACNNNNNNNNNNNNNNNNNNNNNNNNNNNNNNNNNNNNNNNNNNNNNNNNNNNNNNNCAGTGCCATAGAGAACTGTCTAATCATAGGTTTGTGTATGGCTTTCAATttaaaagacagtaggagaaaacAGATATATTTATGGAATTTGATTAaagatgtattattatgtatcttatttttgttgagagtatgaataaacataatgataaagtaaaattaagaaaagatatatatatatttatgtggataTATTGATTGGAAGAATATTGTACttaattgattattaaaaaaaaaattcatgtccATTTTTCAGCACCATCGCAAGAAGCTGCAAGGTCGGAGGTTAGACTTTGACtgcaagaagaggaaaaaggataaggGTAACTATGAAGTCCTTTTAttcatattaaaacaaaattgcaGGAGACCAGTGGTTGTTTTTACAGTGGGTTGTGAATCCAAAACCCATATGTTTGTTATTCAAGGGTTTTGTAGTTGGTTAGTGATGATACGTATGTGCTGGATTGGTTCCCGATGATGGGAAATGTGCTGGATTGGTTTCATGGTATACGTGCTGGATTGGTTGCTGATGTACATATTCAATATTCAGGGTTCTGCAGTTGGTCATTGGTAGTACATGTGCCAAGTGGGTTGCATTCTGGATTTGTTATTCAAGGATTTTGCATTTGGTAAGCATTTACATGTGCCAAAATGGATCACATTTTGAAGTTTAATGAATTTTTGCTGGAAACTACAGATGGTTGATAGTTGTATAATGTTTCAAAGTCGCATTCTGATAGGAGTTCAAAGAAAGTTGTTTAGCTGTATATTTACTGCAAGGAAGACTTTTACATGTAAAGATTTATAATGATCCTTATAAATATAACGATGCTGTTAGTCAGATATTAACTTATAAATAGAATTTTACCACTTAGAGTATTGATAGTTGATAGTTCCTTCACCTTTAATGGAcatgaatatattcataaactAAAATACCTACACTTGcaccacacatacctacacacatacttATGNNNNNNNNNNNNNNNNNNNNNNNNNNNNNNNNNNNNNNNNNNNNNNNNNNNNNNNNNNNNNNNNNNNNNNNNNNNNNNNNNNNNNNNNNNNNNNNNNNNNNNNNNNNNNNNNNNNNNNNNNNNNNNNNNNNNNNNNNNNNNNNNNNNNNNNNNNNNNNNNNNNNNNNNNNNNNNNNNNNNNNNNNNNNNNNNNNNNNNNNNNNNNNNNNNNNNNNNNNNNNNNNNNNNNNNNNNNNNNNNNNNNNNNNNNNNNNNNNNNNNNNNNNNNNNNNNNNNNNNNNNNNNNNNNNNNNNNNNNNNNNNNNNNNNNNNNNNNNNNNNNNNNNNNNNNNNNNNNNNNNNNNNNNNNNNNNNNNNNNNNNNNNNNNNNNNNNNNNNNNNNNNNNNNNNNNNNNNNNNNNNNNNNNNNNNNNNNNNNNNNNNNNNNNNNNNNNNNNNNNNNNNNNNNNNNNNNNNNNNNNNNNNNNNNNNNCTGTACATACATCTAAGCATACGTCAccattccaccccctcccccacacaccacctacactCATATACATCAGGATTTTATTCAGAATATGATaaattaatgcaataatgatatttttattagagTTGTAGATAATAtccaaagaaatatatttattctttttagccGTCTGTTTAACAAAAGAGACAAACAGTCCATAAAAGTGATAATTAGGATTGCTTTGGTTGTAAGTCTCtgaaatgtatacatgtaatgcAAAGCCCAAATAagtgtacatacatgtaaatataaccccataaatgtgtacatacaaatTTATGTTATTGCATAGCTGATCACTGTAAAACATAACACCACATTGTATGTGAACTTAGGAGATAGCATGTTGACCTTCACGCTTTGGGGATGAGAATTGCTGCATGAACTTGGTTACATTCCATTGTAATATGTCTAACCCCTGACATTCATCAACATATGAGTGTCCTCATCATCCTTTTGGATTTAAGTACTGCATAAGGGGAAGCATTTTCAGCTCTTAAGTATTTTCTCTACACATTTGAAACTTGTTTAAGTTTACCATTTTTTAATCTTACAACTCCAGTCCTTATGGCAGAAGCCAGATTGAGTATTTTGGCTCAAATTAGTTTGATTTGGGTCTGAGAAAGTGGCTGTTTTGAATTCCACTTCTTGCAGTGCATCTAGACCTAAATCTTGACTTGCACTTTGACTCCTGCAACATTTGTCATGGGTTATTTTTATACAGGATTGCCCTTCACCTCAAATGAAGTTTAAATCAAATagattgtttacttgtttgtttgcatCACATTTAGGAGTTATTATTGAGATCATAACAAAGTTTattttagcaataaaaaaaaaaaatagaaagagatcaGTCCATTGCTTTTTGCCACTGAAGAAGTAATTTTGTCTTCCCATTACATGTCTGTATAATCCTAACAGATTGCTAGAATTATATAAGACATCTTCCAGATACCCGTTAATGATAATCTTTTGAACTATGTGTGGATATTACTTTTTCCATGGCTGTTAATTTATTTCTCaaccttcatttatttttctttagtgtaaaagccaaacaaaaaatataggagagaaattaaattgatcatttttgatgataaaagaattgaaaagcattaatgttattcatttattgtatgGAAACATCCAGTTCAAATTTcaaacattttctttatctttttaaagaGGCAAGAGAATGTTAACCGATTCCNNNNNNNNNNNNNNNNNNNNNNNNNNNNNNNNNNNNNNNNNNNNNNNNNNNNNNNNNNNNNNNNNNNNNNNNNNNNNNNNNNNNNNNNNNNNNNNNNNNNNNNNNNNNNNNNNNNNNNNNNNNNNNNNNNNNNNNNNNNNNNNNNNNNNNNNNNNNNNNNNNNNNNNNNNNNNNNNNNNNNNNNNNNNNNNNNNNNNNNNNNNNNNNNNNNNNNNNNNNNNNNNNNNNNNNNNNNNNNNNNNNNNNNNNNNNNNNNNNNNNNNNNNNNNNNNNNNNNNNNNNNNNNNNNNNNNNNNNNNNNNNNNNNNNNNNNNNNNNNNNNNNNNNNNNNNNNNNNNNNNNNNNNNNNNNNNNNNNNNNNNNNNNNNNNNNNNNNNNNNNNNNNNNNNNNNNNNNNNNNNNNNNNNNNNNNNNNNNNNNNNNNNNNNNNNNNNNNNNNNNNNNNNNNNNNNNNNNNNNNNNNNNNNNNNNNNNNNNNNNNNNNNNNNNNNNNNNNNNNNNNNNNNNNNNNNNNNNNNNNNNNNNNNNNNNNNNNNNNNNNNNNNNNNNNNNNNNNNNNNNNNNNNNNNNNNNNNNNNNNNNNNNNNNNNNNNNNNNNNNNNNNNNNNNNNNNNNNNNNNNNNNNNNNNNNNNNNNNNNNNNNNNNNNNNNNNNNNNNNNNNNNNNNNNNNNNNNNNNNNNNNNNNNNNNNNNNNNNNNNNNNNNNNNNNNNNNNNNNNNNNNNNNNNNNNNNNNNNNNNNNNNNNNNNNNNNNNNNNNNNNNNNNNNNNNNNNNNNNNNNATTTATTGATGGTTGAGAGTTATCTTCATTATGATGCAGCAATGTATGATGTAAAAGACTGCATATTTTTGAGATTACTGTAAAGTGAAAATACTTTGCAAaagtatattcatcattattagacAAATTAAATGCCAAAGAAAGCCCCCCCCATCCTCGCTGTTCCTAATTCAATGTTTGAAAGGAAAGGCCCCTCAGGCAGACCACTCCTTATTCATGAACAGGTGTTTGTTTTAAAAGTGATAACCAGTTTGATTTCATATTTGAGTTCGGAAATTTTCGGCTCTGCTTCTATCTTTACATCTATGATGTTCTGTATGTAATATTATGAAAATCAGTGCCATGGCGTTGATTTCATTCAGGAGTGTTTTATTAAAGTAGATTAATATGTCAGAAATTCAAATGTTATTTTAGATATGTTATATGTAACTTTGAGCTCCGTCTAGGATAAGGTAGAGAgtaatgaggaaggagagagaaaggcaatgaGGAAAAGTAATGCAACACACTAAAAGACACTTCGAGATTTATGTTAATTAGTAACATGTATGGtgtatgttcatttatttctttatgaatatttattccATTGCCCCTTTAAATGAGGCATATCCACAAAGTTATGAGAAGGATTACTCTATAAACCTACAAATTAGCCTCCTGTTTTTTCTGcaaaatttatcattttgtaGATTATGTATAACATGATGACTTGGTCTTTTGTACTAGCAGCTTGTAATTAATTTCAGATTCTTTGGTGCTTTCTTTGTGTAAAATATCTTTCAATGCCTTCATACTTGTGTCATTGTTTTTGAGTTTGGGAAGTCTCTCTCGGCTGTgcttctatctttatatctatgatgttctgtatgtttatttcagttatttgtctctcttttttatctttttttttttccccactcattttgatatttcttttaGATTGCTGTTCTGGAACGTCCATTGTCTAGAGCTCTCTTGGGGCATCAGAGAGAGACATTTTTACtgtaaaaaacacttttttcacaTGTATTTTGGATACTAAGAAAcagtcattttttattaattgatcaTATGGCATAGTAGCTCACAGCTAcatttaatttacatttaataCTGTGTAAGGAGAAATATGACAGAAGCTGGACATGCTGCATATGAtgccaaaataaaaggaaatgtctAATTAGTCTGTTGTTTGTGTTCTAGCACTTTACACGCCCTCCAGTAGTCCAGCTCGCAGTCCAGGCAGGGGGGGTATGTAAACAGGAAGATCTTGGTGACAAGATgtaacagtatcaatatttttGGGCTTCATATCAAAGAACCGCATAGTTTTCAGCTTTGGTTTATATTGTAAATAGCTTTTAGTTTTCTGGCAAAAATGNNNNNNNNNNNNNNNNNNNNNNNNNNNNNNNNNNNNNNNNNNNNNNNNNNNNNNNNGATACCTTCACCTTCTCACAGCCTATCTTtgattctttattctcactcttttatttttctcaccatctctatttattttGTGAACAAGTAAGATATTGACTGCATCCTTCGTGATATAAATGAGCGAACACAGATGACTAAAAGGTTGTGATCTGCGCTAAGATTATTTGGTCTGTCTGTGGGACCACACTTCGCAGTTTAGGGGTTCTAAGTCTGCTATTCCGAAGAACCTCTTGTTGGCTTTCGCGAAATGCACTCTTAGAAGCAGGTTGTGCAGACTGTCGTGTGCTTTTTTGTTTATACCAGCTTTGTTAATCTTCTGTGGAAACATGTACAGGAATCTACAGGTTGTCCATTGTATTTGCagattttttagtttgttttgttttttgttaatcacATCACTGCAAGTTTTAAGAAATATGGGTGAAGTATAACTGCAAATTTGTAAGACCACTTAAAAGTCAAGAGAACATAACAAAGAatagtgtatatattcataaatgctgTCAATATCTGTATAACAGTTGTGTATTTAGTGTTTCTTTTGATATGTGGTCCATATGATAAGGAAAACATGCATATGATTCACACTGCATGAACAAGCAGCATTTTACTTATGTTTTACTGTCAAAACAGCATCTCACtatttatttaaagataaaagaataaaaatcagcAAAAGTGACATGAAGNNNNNNNNNNNNNNNNNNNNNNNNNNNNNNNNNNNNNNNNNNCTTTTATTAGATGTGGAAAAAGCATGTCTATATTTTGTTCCTTATCATAGATAATATTATGGAACACATGTTTGNNNNNNNNNNNNNNNNNNNNNNNNNNNNNNNNNNNNNNNNNNNNNNNNNNNNNNNNNNNNNNNNNNNNNNNNNNNNNNNNNNNNNNNNNNNNNNNNNNNNNNNNNNNNNNNNNNNNNNNNNNNNNNNNNNNNNNNNNNNNNNNNNNNNNNNNNNNNNNNNNNNNNNNNNNNNNNNNNNNNNNNNNNNNNNNNNNNNNNNNNNNNNNNNNNNNNNNNNNNNNNNNNNNNNNNNNNNNNNNNNNNNNNNNNNNNNNNNNNNNNNNNNNNNNNNNNNNNNNNNNNNNNNNNNNNNNNNNNNNNNNNNNNNNNNNNNNNNNNNNNNNNNNNNNNNNNNNNNNNNNNNNNNNNNNNNNNNNNNNNNNNNNNNNNNNNNNNNNNNNNNNNNNNNNNNNNNNNNNNNNNNNNNNNNNNNNNNNNNNNNNNNNNNNNNNNNNNNNNNNNNNNNNNNNNNNNNNNNNNNNNNNNNNNNNNNNNNNNNNNNNNNNNNNNNNNNNNNNNNNNNNNNNNNNNNNNNNNNNNNNNNNNNNNNNNNNNNNNNNNNNNNNATTCCGGCTGTGGTGGCCAAGCGAATACCCATAGTAGTCaataaaatgtacatatgcacatacaaacacataggtGAGATGttatgagatgaagatgatgtgtGGAAGTTGTCTGATTGGCCCATCCCATTTCCTATCAAGGCTAGGAATACTGTCAAAGGTTAATGTGAATTTTGGAATAGTGTATATGATTTTCTTTTGCAAAACTTTGGGAAAATTGGTTGATTTTGAACTGGTGGAAAGGTTTTTGTctgattataaatcattaaattgGCAGTAACGTATTTGCTATGACGGAGGCTTAAAGATTTTATGGAAGGTTGAGAAGACAGGGATGANNNNNNNNNNNNNNNNNNNNNNNNNNNNNNNNNNNNNNNNNNNNNNNNNNNNNNNNNNNNNNNNNNNNNNNNNNNNNNNNNNNNNNNNNNNNNNNNNNNNNNNNNNNNNNNNNNNNNNNNNNNNNNNNNNNNNNNNNNNNNNNNNNNNNNNNNNNNNNNNNNNNNNNNNNNNNNNNNNNNNNNNNNNNNNNNNNNNNNNNNNNNNNNNNNNNNNNNNNNNNNNNNNNNNNNNNNNNNNNNNNNNNNNNNNNNNNNNNNNNNNNNNNNNNNNNNNNNNNNNNNNNNNNNNNNNNNNNNNNNNNNNNNNNNNNNNNNNNNNNNNNNNNNNNNNNNNNNNNNNNNNNNNNNNNNNNNNNNNNNNNNNNNNNNNNNNNNNNNNNNNNNNNNNNNNNNNNNNNNNNNNNNNNNNNNNNNNNNNNNNNNNNNNNNNNNNNNGTAATGTGTACTAAAGTATGTTCTTTCtttagtgattttatttttctatgttgaGTAGTTTGcaagtattatatattgttttgattGGCCATTACTCAGAGCCATGCAGTTGAGTATAATTCAANNNNNNNNNNNNNNNNNNNNNNNNNNNNNNNNNNNGGGTCATGTATGCTTTCATTTAAAATAGATTTGCAAATTACTgtacactttttatatttttttaaggaagcCAGTATTCAAATATGCAcaggtttttgtattatttaggattattcttttttaccttttctttttgggaatttattttaaaatttctttaagcTGAGTTTTCCACATTGTGTGAGAACACTGGATGTAGCAAATAGTTGGTCTGTGATGCAAGGCACTATGTCTATTTTTGCTCTTATTAATGATCATGTAAAAGATTGTTACAGTGCTTAATGTTACATGTTGGGGTTAAATTCACATCATGTGTTTCTTGGTCTTAGTATTTAATAGTTTATTGATtgatcattttatcttttaagtTCATTACTTTCTGTACATCCAGAAACTGAAATTAGAGTAATAGAAGCAGAAACATGTgaataaccaaaaaaacaaaacaaaaaaacacttggGTAGGAAAAAACAAGCTTCCATTCTCATGCTCTTTCAGCTGGGTCCCATGTCAGCGAAGAGGAAATCAAGTTGGCTGAGGATAAGTTTGCCGAGTCCTTACATCTCGCACAGATGGGCATGCATAATCTCCTGGATAATGATGTAAGGCTAACATGAGCATGTGTTAGTGCACCAAtaagttaattaatatattttataattttttctcttatagtATTTCTTTGTTCTATCATGATCTTGCAAGGCCTAAATTTGGTTTAATTATCGAAAATTACAAATTGAGAAATTACATTTGCTGTAAGCAGAAGTAGTAGTCATGAAACTATATTCATTAGGAGCATATTTGTAATAAGCTCTGTTCTGATGAGATTCCTCATGTTTGGTGAACAACACCTCATGAACCAAAATGACCAAATAAAAGGGTAATATTTTAAGTAGCGAACAGTGCAGTTATCTAGAACCTCAGTATTTCAGTGTGTACTTTCATCTAGATATGAATGTTGTAAATTATGGAAGTA from Penaeus monodon isolate SGIC_2016 chromosome 21, NSTDA_Pmon_1, whole genome shotgun sequence carries:
- the LOC119586377 gene encoding endophilin-A-like isoform X8 yields the protein MAFAGLKKQINKANQFMNEKIGGVEGTKLDDDFVEMERKTDIMCELVEDLQLKIKEFLHPNPASRAKMSAVKGIGKLSGQAKAATYPQPEGVLGETLITFGKKIGEENLYAQSLVETGESMKQIADIKYNLDDNMKMNVIEPLHQLSTKDIKEVQHHRKKLQGRRLDFDCKKRKKDKALYTPSSSPARSPGRGAGSHVSEEEIKLAEDKFAESLHLAQMGMHNLLDNDVEQISQLATFAENLLDYHRQCTEILEALAGTLHDKKNEAASLPRSEFVPKTLSDLGVIDSLNGGLPTTNITDAASPLPSPMKSPARSPMMQTPSAQALYDFEPENPGELGFSEGDTITLTQRIDENWFEGTLNGKSGLFPVSYVNVVVPLP
- the LOC119586377 gene encoding endophilin-A-like isoform X9, encoding MAFAGLKKQINKANQFMNEKIGGVEGTKLDDDFVEMERKTDIMCELVEDLQLKIKEFLHPNPASRAKMSAVKGIGKLSGQAKAATYPQPEGVLGETLITFGKKIGEENLYAQSLVETGESMKQIADIKYNLDDNMKMNVIEPLHQLSTKDIKEVQHHRKKLQGRRLDFDCKKRKKDKALYTPSSSPARSPGRGAGSHVSEEEIKLAEDKFAESLHLAQMGMHNLLDNDVEQISQLATFAENLLDYHRQCTEILEALAGTLHDKKNEAASLPRSEFVPKTLSDLGVIDSLNGGLPTTNITASPLPSPMKSPARSPMMQTPSAQALYDFEPENPGELGFSEGDTITLTQRIDENWFEGTLNGKSGLFPVSYVNVVVPLP